In Vibrio tritonius, the following are encoded in one genomic region:
- a CDS encoding transposase, protein MMTIARRHQVDTTITPYYHCVSRCVRRSFLCGVDAVSGRNFEHRREWVEKRILYLAEIYCIDICAYAVMSNHYHLVVHINEAKAAELSGFEVIERWGKHHHLHPLAQRYLNGEITTKSENVAANKLIEEWRKRLASLSWMMKELNMAIAKQANTEDECTGHFWEGRFKSQALLDEKALLAAMTYVDLNPVRANAAPTPEESEHTSLKLRLSALENQQPTPSSLFPFVGGERMDSKDGIPFRLMDYIEWVDWVGKHHYSEGRYSVDQTLPPLLARLSDNQREFLDLCTCIEQRRCLWIGPKDQLLQAKQQLNKQRIHGVVC, encoded by the coding sequence ATGATGACTATAGCTCGCCGCCACCAAGTTGATACCACGATCACGCCTTATTACCACTGTGTTTCTCGTTGTGTTCGCCGCTCGTTTCTATGTGGTGTCGATGCAGTGTCAGGTAGAAACTTTGAGCACCGTCGGGAGTGGGTGGAAAAACGGATACTCTATTTAGCAGAAATTTATTGTATTGATATCTGCGCTTATGCAGTGATGAGTAACCACTACCATTTAGTCGTGCATATCAATGAAGCCAAAGCGGCTGAGCTTTCCGGTTTTGAAGTTATTGAGCGTTGGGGCAAGCACCATCATTTACACCCGCTTGCTCAGCGTTATCTTAACGGAGAGATTACAACGAAGAGCGAAAACGTGGCTGCCAACAAATTAATTGAAGAGTGGCGTAAAAGACTCGCGTCTCTGAGCTGGATGATGAAAGAGCTTAATATGGCGATTGCCAAACAAGCCAATACTGAGGACGAATGCACGGGACATTTCTGGGAGGGACGCTTTAAATCACAAGCGCTTTTAGATGAAAAAGCATTACTAGCTGCGATGACTTATGTAGATCTCAATCCAGTAAGAGCCAATGCCGCGCCGACACCAGAAGAGTCGGAACATACTTCACTTAAGCTGCGTTTATCTGCTCTGGAAAATCAACAGCCTACACCGTCTTCCTTGTTTCCATTCGTTGGTGGCGAGCGAATGGATAGCAAGGACGGTATTCCGTTTCGGTTAATGGATTACATCGAGTGGGTTGATTGGGTAGGGAAACATCATTATTCAGAGGGTCGTTACTCAGTGGACCAAACACTCCCGCCGTTATTAGCGCGTTTGTCGGATAATCAACGAGAGTTTTTAGATCTTTGTACCTGTATTGAACAGCGGCGATGTCTGTGGATTGGGCCTAAAGATCAATTACTTCAGGCCAAACAGCAACTGAATAAACAACGTATTCATGGTGTAGTGTGCTGA
- the fes gene encoding enterochelin esterase, producing MQLNTSSADLHSFLEHNSKLNTLSVGSQEWWDELEYIGTPLLLPTDSGYADACFIWRNTASYPVAAVYLDIHGITDHHSFTPDKFTQYQDSDLYYFCCRLPNAWRGAYAFVPVPEDGIQPHYHGTMQEQKQQHRQWLMSTMANYATVDPLQKRNLPNCLWGQEYSQYAMPEAPYQPGWERFDQTGGEAFAQAEVVEFTWQSALMNKSRQVWCYSTSSSQATDLPIIIMQDGDFWAKQMPVFSALDDNTQSGYLPEAVYVMIDAINRRHRGEDLTCNPIYWQAIQQELLPQIEALYQVSRNPLKTVVAGQSYGGLTSMYAALHWPERFGCVVSSSGSFWWPHREQIRQQSKDEVLPTLDAKFVDFIQNELPKEVTIKSYLDVGLREKRMVELNQQVADALSAHGQVKTLFSTYDGGHERLCWRGGLMQGLHYVLSE from the coding sequence ATGCAACTTAATACATCTTCAGCTGATCTTCATTCATTTCTTGAGCATAACTCCAAGCTGAATACTCTCTCTGTAGGCTCTCAAGAATGGTGGGATGAATTGGAATACATCGGCACACCTTTGTTGCTACCAACAGACAGCGGCTACGCAGACGCCTGTTTTATTTGGAGAAACACAGCATCCTATCCGGTTGCAGCCGTCTATTTGGATATTCACGGCATTACAGACCATCACAGTTTCACCCCAGACAAATTCACTCAGTATCAAGATTCTGACCTCTACTATTTTTGTTGCCGCCTACCGAATGCTTGGCGCGGAGCATATGCGTTTGTACCTGTTCCTGAAGATGGGATTCAACCCCACTATCACGGAACGATGCAAGAACAAAAACAGCAGCATAGGCAATGGCTTATGAGCACAATGGCCAACTATGCAACCGTTGATCCATTACAAAAGCGTAACCTACCAAACTGCCTATGGGGTCAAGAATACTCGCAATATGCGATGCCAGAAGCGCCTTATCAGCCAGGGTGGGAGCGTTTTGACCAAACAGGGGGCGAAGCTTTTGCGCAAGCAGAAGTGGTTGAGTTTACTTGGCAATCAGCATTAATGAACAAATCTCGTCAAGTTTGGTGCTATAGCACATCATCTTCACAAGCAACTGACTTGCCTATTATTATCATGCAAGATGGGGATTTTTGGGCCAAGCAAATGCCAGTATTCTCTGCCCTAGATGACAATACCCAAAGCGGTTATCTACCTGAGGCGGTCTATGTGATGATCGATGCGATCAATCGTCGCCATCGCGGTGAGGACCTCACCTGTAATCCCATCTATTGGCAAGCGATTCAACAAGAGTTGCTCCCCCAAATAGAGGCCCTTTATCAAGTTTCTCGCAATCCACTCAAAACTGTAGTTGCCGGGCAAAGTTATGGCGGTTTAACGTCGATGTATGCCGCTCTTCACTGGCCAGAGCGCTTTGGCTGCGTGGTCAGTTCATCGGGATCCTTTTGGTGGCCTCATCGCGAGCAAATTCGTCAGCAATCAAAGGATGAGGTTCTACCAACTTTAGACGCTAAGTTCGTTGATTTTATTCAAAATGAACTACCTAAAGAGGTCACCATTAAGTCGTACCTCGATGTAGGATTAAGGGAAAAACGGATGGTGGAATTAAATCAGCAAGTCGCCGATGCTTTAAGCGCTCATGGTCAAGTCAAAACCCTCTTTAGTACCTATGATGGCGGGCATGAACGCCTGTGCTGGCGTGGTGGATTAATGCAAGGGTTACATTACGTTCTATCTGAATAG
- the rrtA gene encoding rhombosortase, whose amino-acid sequence MNLYLSLLLMSLVCLALQFEPFASFAAWQLTSIEHGQWWRILTGNFTHTNFPHLLMNLAALWLGGFIFKPQSRQLVLVSIGVSIAVGVCLLFSSLTSYVGLSGTLHGLFAFFALKEALEGRRSSWLLFIGVIAKVMWEQIFGPAAETAHLINAKVAIQAHLAGMGTGTLTALTNHLLYQRKSSKPAL is encoded by the coding sequence GTGAATCTTTACCTATCGCTGCTGTTAATGAGTTTAGTTTGTCTAGCGCTACAATTTGAGCCTTTCGCGAGTTTTGCGGCTTGGCAACTGACCTCGATTGAACACGGACAGTGGTGGCGCATCCTAACAGGAAACTTCACTCATACCAACTTTCCCCATCTTTTAATGAATCTAGCGGCTTTATGGCTGGGTGGGTTTATTTTCAAACCACAAAGTCGCCAATTAGTGCTGGTCAGTATCGGGGTCAGTATCGCCGTGGGTGTATGCCTACTCTTTAGCTCGCTCACGAGTTACGTTGGTTTGTCAGGCACATTACACGGTCTATTTGCGTTTTTCGCTTTAAAAGAAGCACTCGAAGGACGCCGCTCCAGTTGGCTTTTATTTATCGGTGTTATCGCCAAGGTTATGTGGGAACAAATCTTCGGCCCCGCCGCCGAAACCGCACACCTCATCAACGCCAAAGTCGCCATTCAAGCGCACCTTGCCGGTATGGGGACAGGCACCCTAACCGCCCTAACCAACCATTTGTTATATCAAAGAAAAAGTAGCAAGCCTGCTTTATAG
- a CDS encoding tRNA-uridine aminocarboxypropyltransferase: MSRYCSQCGKAHKVCICSVITPLHSDVELIILQHPTEEHRPMGTARILSLSLNNSQVLIGEDFRQDETLNTLLSEEGVAHYVLYPSDTSISASDVIALHQPQQKVRVILLDGTWKKAFKMWQINTQLHALPALHLPTDLKGNYRIRKAPSDNALSTVEAGYHLLSMMEVDADFSPLLTAFEQMVDAQIRHMPPGVFERNYLNK, encoded by the coding sequence ATGTCCCGTTATTGTTCTCAGTGTGGTAAAGCCCACAAAGTATGTATATGCAGTGTGATAACCCCACTTCATAGTGATGTTGAGCTTATCATTCTTCAACATCCGACAGAAGAACATCGTCCGATGGGGACGGCTCGCATCCTCAGCTTATCGCTCAATAATAGCCAAGTTTTGATTGGTGAGGACTTTCGCCAAGATGAAACGCTCAATACTTTGTTAAGCGAAGAGGGTGTGGCTCACTATGTACTTTATCCTAGTGATACTTCAATATCCGCAAGTGATGTGATTGCCCTGCATCAACCTCAGCAAAAGGTTCGGGTGATCTTATTGGATGGAACTTGGAAAAAAGCATTCAAAATGTGGCAAATCAACACCCAACTACATGCATTACCTGCACTGCATCTACCAACAGATCTCAAAGGCAATTACCGGATTCGTAAAGCACCCAGTGATAATGCCTTATCCACCGTTGAAGCGGGTTACCATCTTCTTTCTATGATGGAGGTCGACGCCGATTTTTCTCCGCTATTAACGGCGTTTGAGCAAATGGTCGATGCTCAAATCCGTCATATGCCGCCAGGTGTATTTGAGCGCAATTACCTCAATAAATAG
- a CDS encoding anti-phage deoxyguanosine triphosphatase has protein sequence MSFSISEQWQERNNDEHKVRLNDHRSPFQRDRARILHSAAFRRLQAKTQVHGTSLNDFHRTRLTHSLEVAQIGTGIVAQIKNKQPELRELMPSDSLIDSLCLAHDIGHPPFGHGGEIALNYMMREHGGFEGNAQTFRIVTSLEPYTEHHGMNLARRTLLGLLKYPALLSDTRAEKLHQTVELRQLKARDWMPAKGIYDCDGTMLSWVFEPLSDKDRQLIKQMRGPATTPYEHQKTQFKSLDCSIMELADDIAYGVHDLEDAIVLGMVTKTQWQQGAYDALTRFPKSWFATELDELTDMLFSDKHYVRKDAIGSIVNALLTSISVKKVAANFDNPLLAYNAYLTPEMSEALDVLKGFVNKYVIQVPNVQRFEYRGQQVIMDLFEALSADPERLLPQATKEKWAAAECSHSDGMRVLCDYIAAMTDGYAQRIHQELFG, from the coding sequence ATGTCTTTTTCAATCAGTGAACAATGGCAAGAACGTAATAATGACGAACATAAAGTTCGTTTAAACGATCATCGTTCCCCATTCCAGCGCGACCGTGCGAGGATATTGCACTCCGCTGCTTTTCGTCGCCTGCAAGCCAAAACTCAAGTGCATGGCACCAGTCTCAATGATTTTCACCGTACGCGGCTAACTCATTCACTTGAAGTGGCACAGATTGGCACGGGTATCGTCGCGCAAATCAAAAATAAACAGCCCGAGCTGCGCGAATTAATGCCATCAGACAGCTTGATCGATTCACTTTGTTTGGCGCACGATATTGGTCACCCACCTTTCGGTCATGGTGGGGAAATCGCGTTGAATTACATGATGCGTGAACATGGCGGTTTTGAGGGCAATGCACAAACATTTCGTATTGTGACGAGCCTAGAACCATATACCGAACATCATGGAATGAATTTAGCTCGTCGGACTTTGTTAGGGTTACTCAAGTACCCCGCTCTGCTAAGTGATACCCGCGCAGAAAAATTGCACCAAACCGTTGAACTTCGCCAACTCAAAGCTCGTGATTGGATGCCCGCCAAGGGGATTTATGACTGCGATGGTACGATGCTTAGTTGGGTATTTGAACCTCTATCAGACAAAGATCGTCAGCTTATTAAACAGATGCGAGGGCCTGCAACAACGCCCTATGAGCATCAGAAAACCCAATTTAAATCTCTCGACTGCTCAATTATGGAGTTGGCCGATGATATTGCCTACGGCGTACATGATTTAGAAGATGCAATTGTGTTAGGCATGGTAACGAAAACACAATGGCAGCAAGGTGCTTATGACGCTCTCACTCGTTTTCCTAAAAGCTGGTTTGCGACTGAACTTGATGAACTTACCGACATGCTTTTTTCTGACAAGCACTATGTGCGTAAAGATGCGATAGGCAGCATAGTTAATGCACTGCTAACCAGTATTAGTGTAAAAAAAGTAGCCGCGAATTTTGATAACCCACTACTGGCTTATAACGCTTATTTGACGCCAGAAATGTCGGAAGCCCTTGATGTACTTAAAGGCTTTGTCAATAAGTATGTGATTCAAGTACCGAACGTGCAGCGTTTTGAATATCGTGGTCAGCAAGTGATTATGGATCTATTTGAAGCATTGAGTGCAGATCCAGAAAGGCTCTTGCCACAAGCGACCAAAGAGAAATGGGCGGCGGCAGAATGCTCCCACAGTGATGGGATGCGTGTTTTGTGTGACTATATCGCAGCAATGACTGATGGCTATGCTCAACGTATTCATCAGGAGTTATTCGGCTAG
- the yfbR gene encoding 5'-deoxynucleotidase, with protein MKESHFFAHLARMKLIQRWPLMRSISKENISEHSLQVAFVAHALAVIKNKKFGGKLNPERIAIKAMYHDSSEVLTGDLPTPVKYYNSEIAKEYKKIEAAAEKRLLSMLPEELQDDFAPFLLSDSADQEDAAVVKQADCICAYLKCLEELSAGNQEYALAKKRLDVTLKERYTEEMDYFLHTFAPSFELTLDEIS; from the coding sequence ATGAAAGAGAGTCATTTTTTTGCCCACCTTGCACGTATGAAACTCATTCAGCGCTGGCCGCTAATGCGTTCTATCTCCAAAGAAAATATCTCCGAACATAGCCTGCAAGTTGCTTTTGTTGCCCACGCGCTTGCCGTCATCAAAAACAAAAAATTTGGTGGAAAACTCAATCCTGAACGCATTGCCATCAAAGCGATGTACCACGACAGCAGTGAAGTGCTGACGGGTGACTTACCCACTCCAGTCAAATATTACAATTCTGAAATTGCCAAAGAGTACAAAAAGATAGAAGCCGCAGCAGAAAAACGCCTGCTTTCTATGCTACCTGAAGAACTGCAAGACGATTTTGCTCCGTTTCTACTCTCAGACTCGGCGGATCAGGAAGATGCAGCAGTGGTGAAACAAGCCGACTGCATTTGCGCTTACCTAAAATGCTTAGAAGAGCTCAGTGCGGGTAACCAAGAGTACGCGTTAGCGAAAAAACGCCTCGATGTCACACTCAAAGAACGCTATACCGAAGAAATGGATTATTTTCTCCATACCTTTGCGCCGAGTTTCGAATTAACCCTAGACGAAATTAGTTAA
- a CDS encoding pyridoxal phosphate-dependent aminotransferase gives MQNIGMSSKLDNVCYDIRGPVLKHAKRMEEEGNKILKLNIGNPAPFGFDAPDEILVDVIRNLPTSQGYCDSKGIYSARKAVVQHYQKKGIRSLDVEDVYIGNGASELIVMSMQALLNNGDEMLVPAPDYPLWTAAVSLAGGNAVHYLCDEQADWLPSLDDIKKKISKKTRGIVLINPNNPTGAVYSRDFLLEIVEIARQNNLIIFADEIYDKILYDGATHTSVATLADDILVMTFNGLSKAYRVCGFRGGWMFLTGPKHLASGFIAGLDILASMRLCANVPMQHAIQTALGGYQSINELILPGGRLLEQRDRAWEMINQIPGVSCVKPKGAMYLFPKLDKKKFNLKDDQQLVQDFLVQEKVLLVQGSGFNWPEPDHVRIVTLPHVETLEDAIGRFERFLSTYKQK, from the coding sequence ATGCAAAATATCGGGATGTCGTCAAAACTCGATAATGTCTGCTACGACATTAGGGGTCCAGTACTCAAACATGCTAAACGCATGGAGGAAGAGGGGAATAAAATACTGAAGCTCAACATCGGTAACCCTGCCCCATTTGGTTTTGATGCCCCGGATGAAATCCTGGTCGACGTGATCCGTAATTTGCCAACATCACAAGGCTATTGTGATTCAAAAGGCATCTACTCTGCTCGTAAAGCAGTAGTACAACACTATCAGAAAAAAGGCATTCGCAGTCTCGATGTAGAAGATGTCTACATTGGTAATGGCGCTTCTGAGTTGATTGTGATGTCGATGCAAGCCTTGTTAAACAATGGCGATGAAATGCTGGTTCCCGCTCCGGATTATCCGCTCTGGACCGCTGCCGTCTCTTTGGCTGGTGGTAATGCTGTACACTACCTCTGTGATGAACAAGCAGATTGGTTACCTTCACTCGATGACATCAAGAAAAAGATTTCAAAGAAAACCCGAGGCATTGTTTTAATCAACCCAAACAACCCAACGGGTGCGGTTTATTCGCGTGATTTTCTTCTAGAAATCGTCGAAATAGCACGACAAAATAATCTCATCATTTTCGCCGATGAGATCTACGACAAAATTTTGTACGACGGTGCCACTCATACTTCTGTAGCGACCCTAGCCGATGACATTTTGGTGATGACCTTTAATGGTCTATCAAAAGCTTATCGTGTTTGTGGCTTTCGTGGCGGTTGGATGTTCCTAACCGGCCCTAAACATCTGGCATCTGGATTTATTGCAGGATTGGATATCTTGGCCTCGATGCGTTTGTGTGCCAACGTGCCGATGCAGCACGCTATTCAAACCGCTCTCGGTGGCTACCAGAGTATTAACGAGCTGATCTTACCGGGTGGACGTCTTCTTGAACAACGTGACCGTGCATGGGAAATGATCAACCAAATCCCTGGGGTTTCTTGTGTGAAACCGAAAGGGGCAATGTATCTTTTCCCTAAATTGGATAAGAAAAAATTCAATTTAAAAGATGACCAACAACTGGTTCAAGATTTTCTGGTTCAAGAAAAAGTGTTACTCGTTCAAGGCAGTGGTTTTAACTGGCCAGAGCCTGACCATGTACGAATCGTAACTCTGCCTCATGTGGAAACACTCGAAGATGCCATCGGTCGCTTTGAACGCTTCTTAAGTACGTATAAACAGAAATAA